In the genome of Myxococcota bacterium, one region contains:
- a CDS encoding FkbM family methyltransferase has protein sequence MARSPSFLVRLSLRAWLADLRGAGAKAERHVRRLVWAALQGRAREVSFERDGIHWTVPVGRFSVAANCFVEGAHQSREIRAVLAWVARTGRLAQPRGAVIDIGANLGSPGIPLARATGLRVVSVEPVPATHAYLRRNVEQNGLSAQVAAVNAAISTARGTLEMVVHDDPARSEAVTGGAQGFGAGSSGGARVQVPAIPLDELVAEQGIAPAEVALVWSDTQGHEQQVIESGKALWAAGAPLFVELWPPGLSAHGGVDAFVATARSHFAGYVLRDDLLASGNAAQVREMASLPATLAALRDEHTDALFLPASTR, from the coding sequence ATGGCGCGCTCGCCGAGCTTTCTCGTCCGGCTGTCGCTCCGGGCGTGGCTCGCCGACTTGCGCGGCGCCGGCGCGAAGGCGGAGCGGCATGTCCGGCGCCTCGTCTGGGCGGCGCTGCAGGGCCGCGCGCGCGAGGTCAGCTTCGAGCGCGACGGCATCCACTGGACGGTGCCGGTCGGCCGCTTCTCGGTCGCGGCCAACTGCTTCGTGGAGGGCGCCCACCAGTCGCGCGAGATCCGCGCCGTGCTCGCCTGGGTCGCGCGCACCGGCCGCCTCGCGCAGCCGCGCGGCGCGGTGATCGACATCGGCGCGAACCTCGGCTCGCCCGGCATCCCGCTCGCGCGCGCGACGGGTCTGCGCGTCGTCTCGGTCGAGCCCGTGCCCGCGACCCACGCGTACCTGCGCCGGAACGTCGAGCAGAACGGCCTGTCGGCGCAGGTCGCGGCGGTGAACGCGGCGATCTCCACCGCGCGCGGCACGCTCGAGATGGTCGTGCACGACGACCCCGCGCGCTCCGAGGCGGTCACCGGCGGCGCGCAGGGCTTCGGCGCGGGCTCGAGCGGAGGCGCGCGTGTGCAGGTCCCGGCGATTCCGCTCGACGAGCTCGTCGCGGAGCAGGGCATCGCGCCCGCGGAGGTGGCCTTGGTGTGGAGCGACACGCAGGGCCACGAGCAGCAGGTGATCGAGAGCGGCAAGGCGCTCTGGGCGGCCGGCGCGCCGCTCTTCGTCGAGCTCTGGCCGCCCGGGCTGTCCGCGCACGGCGGCGTCGACGCGTTCGTCGCCACCGCGCGCAGCCACTTCGCGGGCTACGTCCTCCGCGACGATCTGCTCGCGAGCGGAAACGCGGCGCAGGTCCGCGAGATGGCGTCTCTGCCCGCGACCCTGGCCGCGCTCCGCGACGAGCACACCGACGCGCTCTTCCTACCGGCCAGCACGAGATGA